A genomic window from Anthocerotibacter panamensis C109 includes:
- the murG gene encoding undecaprenyldiphospho-muramoylpentapeptide beta-N-acetylglucosaminyltransferase, protein MAASGTGGHIFPALAVAQELKDWDITWLGVPGRLEERLIPGHYPLVTVPMEGLQTKSPLTWLRLGVKLVRVLGEVRQLLQQGYAGVFTTGGYIAAPAILAARSLGLPVLLHESNAFPGKVTRFFSRFTQGVGLGLVEAVQYLPDVPTRWIGTPVRADCLEPSALQGLEIPPQALVLLVMGGSQGAQGINRLVRECAPAWLERDLWIVHLTGAGEFTRCQEALSHPHYWPIAFWRQMGALLYRADLVISRSGAVSLAELCATSRPSILIPYPYAADDHQAFNARALVDRGAALMFQEQTLTAPILTRTVLTLMEQTATRQRMGQIARGLVRLQAAQDMAQWVQEVMLKGKR, encoded by the coding sequence TGGCGGCAAGCGGTACAGGCGGTCATATCTTTCCGGCTTTGGCGGTAGCTCAGGAACTTAAAGATTGGGATATTACTTGGCTGGGGGTGCCGGGACGCCTGGAGGAACGGTTGATTCCGGGGCACTATCCTTTGGTGACAGTCCCGATGGAAGGGCTCCAGACGAAATCACCGCTTACCTGGCTACGCTTGGGCGTAAAGTTAGTCCGGGTTCTGGGGGAGGTCCGCCAACTGCTGCAACAGGGTTATGCGGGGGTTTTTACGACGGGGGGCTATATTGCCGCACCTGCTATTCTCGCGGCTCGTTCTCTGGGTTTACCTGTGTTACTCCATGAGTCCAATGCTTTCCCTGGGAAGGTCACCCGTTTTTTTTCCCGCTTCACGCAAGGAGTCGGACTAGGTTTGGTCGAGGCGGTGCAGTATCTGCCGGATGTCCCGACCCGTTGGATTGGCACGCCTGTCCGCGCTGATTGTCTGGAGCCAAGCGCACTCCAGGGTTTGGAGATCCCCCCGCAAGCCCTGGTTTTGCTGGTGATGGGCGGCTCACAGGGGGCACAGGGGATCAATCGCCTGGTCCGGGAATGTGCCCCGGCATGGCTGGAGCGGGATTTGTGGATCGTGCACCTCACTGGAGCGGGGGAGTTTACCCGCTGTCAGGAAGCCCTCAGCCATCCTCACTATTGGCCCATCGCTTTTTGGCGTCAAATGGGTGCGCTCTTGTACCGAGCGGATCTGGTAATCTCTCGCTCTGGGGCGGTCAGCCTTGCGGAGTTGTGCGCCACGAGCCGCCCGAGTATTCTCATTCCCTACCCCTACGCCGCCGATGACCATCAAGCATTTAATGCTCGTGCCTTGGTAGACCGGGGGGCAGCCCTGATGTTTCAGGAGCAGACCCTCACCGCACCCATCCTCACGCGTACCGTCCTCACCCTCATGGAGCAAACCGCTACCCGTCAGCGCATGGGTCAGATAGCACGGGGGTTGGTCCGCCTACAAGCAGCGCAGGATATGGCGCAATGGGTCCAGGAAGTGATGCTCAAGGGCAAGCGATAA
- a CDS encoding class I SAM-dependent methyltransferase: MAIDIKLESVIPWGRSLAEYTRMFDLTHEDLGLQFLDCGGGPASFNAEMSAIGRPIVSCDPLYQYTPAEIAAQIQATHPLIMRAVFAHQEHFVWEEIPSPEYLDQLRLSTMGRFLSDFKVGQGQGRYVAEALPELPFADGAFDLALCSHLLFTYSEQLSLPFHLASVQEMCRVAHEVRVFPLIDVTGEPSTLVPPVVQHLQGQGYTVEIRQVPYEFQRGGNQMLCVRNGSREA, from the coding sequence ATGGCTATCGACATCAAGTTAGAATCGGTAATTCCTTGGGGCCGCTCCCTGGCGGAGTACACCCGGATGTTTGACCTGACCCATGAGGACCTGGGGCTACAGTTTCTGGACTGCGGGGGGGGACCGGCGAGCTTTAACGCGGAGATGAGTGCCATCGGGCGTCCCATCGTCTCCTGCGACCCCCTCTATCAGTACACGCCCGCGGAAATTGCCGCGCAGATCCAGGCAACCCACCCACTGATCATGCGGGCGGTGTTTGCCCATCAAGAACATTTTGTCTGGGAGGAAATCCCCTCTCCCGAATACCTGGATCAGCTACGCCTATCTACGATGGGACGCTTTCTCTCTGACTTTAAAGTCGGTCAGGGTCAGGGGCGCTATGTGGCCGAGGCCCTACCAGAACTGCCTTTTGCGGATGGCGCTTTTGACCTAGCGCTATGCTCCCATCTGCTGTTTACCTATTCCGAACAGCTCTCTTTGCCCTTTCATCTGGCCTCAGTCCAGGAAATGTGCCGGGTGGCTCATGAGGTGCGGGTCTTCCCGCTCATAGATGTAACCGGGGAGCCTTCAACCCTGGTCCCTCCCGTGGTCCAGCACTTGCAAGGACAGGGCTACACCGTGGAAATCCGTCAGGTCCCCTATGAATTTCAGCGCGGCGGGAACCAGATGCTGTGTGTGCGCAACGGCTCGCGCGAAGCTTAA